One window of Pieris rapae chromosome 14, ilPieRapa1.1, whole genome shotgun sequence genomic DNA carries:
- the LOC123689686 gene encoding glutathione S-transferase 1-like → MVLTLYKCDLSPPVRSVLMVIEHLKLPVQFVDVNFIKGEQLTEEYKKINPQHTVPTLIDDDFILGDSHAISMYLINKYAKDDSLYPSDPKLRAIVDQRLHFDSGILFPVAKNGFGQVVFQGAKKMSDDAVEKILSAYEFTDQFATNTWLAGEQFTIADICCVATISSLNNLVPIDAKKYPRLYAWLKRCSELDIYKKMNAPGNEEIGEIFRSKLG, encoded by the exons ATGGTCCTCACATTGTATAAATGCGACCTGAGCCCTCCAGTCAGGTCTGTCCTAATGGTGATCGAACACTTGAAGCTGCCAGTACAATTTGTTGACGTGAACTTCATAAAGGGAGAGCAACTTACAGAGGAGTATAAGAaa ATCAATCCACAACACACGGTGCCAACGTTGATAGATGACGACTTCATTCTTGGTGACAG TCATGCCATTTcgatgtatttaattaacaaatacgCAAAGGATGACTCTCTGTACCCCAGTGACCCTAAACTAAGAGCCATTGTTGACCAACGTCTCCACTTTGACAGTGGTATCTTGTTTCCAGTGGCCAAAAATGGTTtc GGTCAAGTTGTCTTCCAAGGAGCAAAAAAAATGTCCGATGATGCCGTAGAGAAGATCTTATCTGCGTACGAGTTCACAGACCAATTTGCAACCAATACCTGGTTGGCAGGAGAACAGTTCACAATTGCTGATATCTGCTGCGTGGCAACTATCAGTAGCTTGAACAATTTAGTCCCTATTGATGCTAAGAA GTATCCCCGTCTTTATGCCTGGTTGAAACGTTGTTCAGAATTGGATATTTACAAGAAAATGAATGCTCCCGGAAATGAAGAAATCGGTGAAATATTCAGAAGCAAATTAGGATaa